ataaaatatttatgtttatatgtaatataaaatatatataaatatatatatttataatacatgcatatatttctaaactttatacttgtatgtgtatttatatatacataattattatacacagaacacacacatatattacgtaaacagacttttattttgcaaatgattaatcgttgcagccctactCTTTCACTTTGACGAGGGCCGTTCCAGCAGTGCGTATGCGCTTCAGATTATCAATGCAGTTCTAATCACAAGAAAGCCATTCCCAAACtgtaaatatttagtttaacatccaaaaatgttatttctgcATTTGCTCTCGTGTTGTTTTCACGCGTCACGTAAACATTTGTACGTCCGTGTTTACTACAGTATGTGCACCATTGTAAATCTGTTCATCGTGTCCCTTCAGAGGATTAGACCACtcgtttaattatttttatgatgcctttatgacttttttttttcctggatcTTTTAAGTGTTACAGGAATAGACTTTAAACGGAGGGACAGATATCTCTCAGGTTtcataatatcttaatttgtgtttggaagttgaacgaaagtcttaggtttgaaatgacatgagatTGAGTatgtgatgacagaatttaaattttttggggTTAAATATACCTTATAAATGCAATAAGATCTTGGATAAAACTAACTATATTGCAAATCATATTGTTTACATCAATGATAAATGATCACATTTTTGTATTGCAATATCTCAATATAACaatgtattgttacacccctaatatatacactaatgttcaaaagtttggggttggcaagtctgtatttattttttatttttttatgttttagaatgctcaccaaggctgcatttatttgatcaaaatatattaaaaacagtaatattgtgaaaatgtattacatatttaaaatatgtataaaatataaaaatcataaatattacaatttaaaataactgttttattatattataactattttaatatatttttaaatttaatttattcctgtgattgcaaAGCTCGGGGGTGGGGTTGGACAAGATTGTTGCTTGGAGCTTAAAACGTCTTATTTTTGTCAATCttgaaacattttaatgttcatttaatgcagttttttatttatttgtgtatatatatgataCTGActccaaaaaaaagaaaagacaacTGAAAGGTTTCACCCATGTTCCCACCTTTCCTGTAGTCTCTAAACTGACTCCACTGTCAGTAAATCACTGTCATGTCTCCCACTCACTCTCATGTAAGCTGGCAGCAGAAACAGCCAAGAGATGGTGAATGATGATGAATGAGGCTCTCAAAGATCATTACGCAGCAACTCCATCATCCTAATCAGTGGTGCTTATGTAAAAGACACGGCAGTACAGCATGTTCTTAGAATTACAAATGACCCCTGATACTTATGTTACATTTAGATGTTTGCTTCATATCCaccatctttctctctttctctgtagGAATGGACTTATCATGACATCTGGGAGTTCCTGAGAACCCTGTATGTGCCCTACTGTATTCTGTATGACAAAGGGTGAGATGCTTCTATTCACAATATTCACTGTTCAGATGAGATTATCTTCCTGGTTTGCTTATGCCCTTATCTCTCTTCCTCATAGATACACTTCTTTAGGCAGCATGGATAACACATGCAGGAATCCATCTCTTAAAATGGTGGACGAGAGAGGTGTGACCCGCTACAAACCAGCCTACAAGCTGGAAAATGAGGAGGAGGAACGCAACTCAAGGGCATGATTGGCTTCTCTAAACAAACAtgccttcattttttttaagaagacACAATGGATGACAGATGTGCGGCTGATAACATTTTGAAGAAGGAACAGAATCTGAAATCCTGTCAGATACAGACCTCTTGAAAAACCTGTAGTTTGTGTACTGTGTCTGTCCATTTATGTAGATGTAGGAAAGTGAGAATATGTCACTATGCTGTATTTAAGATTTATATTAAAACAGTATCAAAGTGTCTTATTTGTTTTCCAAATCATTTCTGGTATTATCATCCATAATGTGTTTTGTATCTTTTGTAAAAAGTGAGTAACATCTGCACGTGAATTTGCTTAGCACATCACTAGCAGCAACTTCCTCCGAGGTTTTACGTTAGAAACAAACTtagttaaaataattttttattgttttaaattaattgaattatATAGTGTTTAGGTTCATGGAAACAAATGTAAAAGCTCGATTAGACTTTTACTTGTTGATGTCTAGAGCAACTGTCCTCAAGGACCCCAGAATAATATTGGCTCATTGGTATCATCAATGTCTTTGTGACTTTACTACTACGTTAGTTGACTTGTCCAATATTCAGTCATATCTGGTCAgttatattcatattcagatattttataaggACCCCCTGGCATTACGTCGAGGACCACTAGGAGTCCACGAACTCCTgactgagaaacactgttgtaGAGCGAGTCTTTGAGCTGCAGGGATCATCTTCAGAGCCTCAGTTAATGAAATGCAATGGCGGTTTCCGGCCTCACGGGTGCGATGTAGTCACGTTGTACATTTAAAATGGTGATTACAAGAAATTACTCTATATCCAAGCCAGATTTAATCCAAGACTATCGATCTCCTCACCCATCTGGAAATCAGTCAGCGGTCTGGCAGCGAGAATCGATGCGGTGCAATCTAATAAAGCGACTCGTTTACGGACGCGCGCGGCCTGTTACACCTCTGATTACCAGCAGCAGCACCATCAGCATCTACAGTATATCAGTCAATTAGGCCTAAAGGctacctttatttttattttttttgggggcTGTTCACTTAGTTACATCTTAGACATCAAAGACTAGAATTTTTAGAGATTTTCTCAtggttataaatataaataaaaccgTTCAAAATgggtataaatataaataaaaccgTTCAAACCGTTCAAATACAAttgaaaatatagctgcgagcagcgatggcgggcccaagcccggtggcaccgccaccccggtggcttcagggcaactgtgcacagcgggcaataggcacttaaaacggttaaacatcaaaggactatgtcaaattcactccacatttactgcactacaaggtgccactatagagcccctcctccctgcccattttcaaaggattacatgtgccaagttttaacattattctgatgaattttgaagcaaatcaggtaaaaataagagggtgatctcaatgtatgctgaaagtgacacattttctgcttccagttggtggcgctattactttgaatcacaatagtcacatccatgtgatcagccttgtacaacgaagactaagccgaagtttcatcaaaatcaattaatgtatgcagaagttataacactttgtttcccttttcttgccataaattcgttgcctcgccacggccaaaccgtttgagatatccaaaatccgtttgcaattaaacaacttcaatgtgttagcaacaagttaaaaaaagtttggtgtaaattggataaaccctgtaggagcagtagtataaaattcatagcctgttttttcaaaaaattaacattcaaaccaaaatagctgacttcctgttggtcggagctaatgaatgtaaattagaaaattgtccggcttgatgagaacaatatgtgtaccgagtttggtgattgtaggaaaaactaacccccccacttttgtcaaaaggtggcgctactgagcccctccaccacgcccatttctatggctttgtccatgtctactggttgacaatattgatgtgtgtgtcgagtttcatgcaatttgaagcatgttaagagcctcaaaaacactcaagaatattattacagtttgacctgttgccatggcaacaatatttcaaatatcaaaaatcctgtcataggtctacatctgctgtgtattgacattacactgatgaagtttgaagcaaatcaggtaaaaataagagggtgatctcaaaacatttcaaaaagtgatacacttcctgctgccagttggtggcgctataactttgactcacaatagtcacatccatgtgatcagactcctataacgaacacactcgtgaagtttcataaagatcaatatatgtatgcagacgttataacacatttcctgtttcctttttctcgccataaattcgttgcctcgccacggccaaaccgttcgagatatcaaaaatcccctggcaatttttaatcatcagtgtcttgacttcatgctgaccgagtttggtggcgatcggattaatcgtctaggaggagtatatcaaattccagagcatgcgtttttcaaacaacccttaatagctgacttcctgttggcgtggtgtttaacttagagcacgaaagttgttcggcccgatgaggtctatatgtgtactgagtttcatactaatacgtgcaagcgtgtttaatatatggaccaaattttcagacttttttcaagggggcgctgtcgagcccccctgccacgcccgggtaccagcctctccggcgtcctaatggccgcggattccaatgtgtgtgccaattttcaagagtttttgagcatgttaaggcccccaaaaagccccggaagacggaaaaaaaataaaaaaaaaaaaaaaaaaaaaataataataatccttagaagaacaagagggccctgcgcgaattttcgcttgggccctaataatttACATTCAAGCCTGAAAAAGTAGCTAGTATCTAAAGTAGCTAGTATCTAAAATAGTCTGTATCTAAAATATCTAGTATTTCTGTGtagcttacacacacacacacacacacacacacacacacacacacacacacacacacacacacacacacacacacaaaaccacCAAGGTAGACTCACCAATTTTATTACAACCATTATAAggtaaacattacaattttatgacataattacaatttaaaagaaattacattacattacctTTATTGCAACTGTaatagatttttatttcaaaaagagCAATGTTTTACAGGGCTGTTTTACAATAAGCTACTTATAAATGCACACACATAGAGATTCAAATGTTGAATGTGttgtagttaaagggttagttcacccaaaaaatgaaaattatgtcattaatgactcaccctcatgtcgttccaaacccgtaagacctccgttcatcttcggaacacagtttaaaatattttagtacgagagctttctgtccctccattgaaaatgtatgtacggtatactgtccatgtccagaaaggtaataaaaacatcatcaaagtagtccatgtgacatcagaggatGATAaattagaatttgttgaagcatcgaaaatacattttggtccaaaaataacaaaaactacgactttattcagcattgtattctcttccgggtctgttgtcaatccgcgttcacgactccgcagtgacgctgatAATGACAATGAggaataaagttgtagtttttgttatttttggaccaaaatgtattttcgatgcttcaaaaaattctaactaacccactgatgtcacatggactactttgatgatgtttttattacctttctggacatggacagtctacaatacaaacactttcaatggagggacagaaagctctcggactaaatctaaaatatcttaaactgtgttccgaagatgaacggaggtcttacgggtttggaacgacatgagggtgagtcattaatgacataattttcatttttgggtgaactaaccatttaatgaAGTCAATGTTAATGTTTGCCCTTATTCTGTCATTCATAAATCCATCTCATTCTGTCTATCAATCCCTGTGCCATCATTTCTGAAATTATTGGAATAGCTGTATCTATTATTTAGAAGCAGGTGTCCAAACATTCAAAACAAGATGCAGAAATACAAAGTGTCACACCAATCCCTTTACCAGGATCAGTTCAGAATGCTGATGACTCATGCAAGTTTCCTAAGGAGTGGCAACAGATACTCATATTAAAGGCTGGATGACAATGATAATCACTGACACTTTGTCAACAACCAACATCGTACAACATCGTATACTTCAAAATCTTGAGTTTCTCACAATGTCCAAACATCAAAAAGGTAAGTCtgataatattgttttatattttgtgtatttatagACTTATTAATAGAGATTATATGAATTAGTTTGTTAATTGAGTTAAATTTGAAAACAGTAACTAAACTGTTTAGGTTCAGTTTATCTGTATCTTCTATATTACTGTTTAAATCCAATTATTATAAAAGATTAGTTTACATTTTGTTGTCTCAGATGGGAACACAGCGCTTTGGACATTATAGTGCTGAAATGAATAtaacttttaatgttttgtgagttaagttttttttttttttctcttcatttAAAAATAGTTGACTGGTGAGAATGCCTGGAAAACCTTTCTAATTTTGTCACATCAAACACAAAAAATCTTACTTACTAAACTGAATTTGTTCATGCGACACATTTAAGATAAAAAGTTGTTACAACTTTGTGGTTGGAAATTATATTTCAGATTAAATAATATGAGAAATGCTTCAATCTGGTTCATATAAATTTAACAAAGAattgtcattttcttttttgaattattttcatCTAGAGACTATGGCCGGATCGTTGAAACTTATCACGTGGAACACTTGTGGAATCAGAGACACTGCTGATGtccaacagaaaaaagaaatgatttGTCATTGGCTGAATGAACAACAAGCATCTGTTGCATTTCTTCAAGAGACACATATAGGTGTCAATGACGTTCAACATGTTGAAGATATTCGTGGTTGGAAAGCATTTTATAGTGTTCATCATCCACGTAGCAAAGGTGTTGCaatattgatcaaaaatgatttGCCTTTTGAGCATATAAAACATGACGTGCACCCCACAGGCAGCTACATTGTACTCATTTGCAAATTATACAGTAAATGCTTCACTCTAGTTAATGTATACAATCATGCAAAAGAACACAAGGTGTTGCAGTGTCTTTCTGAATATCTATATCAGACTGCCAAAGGTGTCTTGATAGTTGCAGGGGATTTCAATACTGTTCTAAACCCAGATCTTGACCGGGAGTATCCAACAGGACATACAGAGCCCCTTAGACCTTATCTTGAGGAATTCATCTCATCTTTAATGCTTGTAGACATCTGGGGACAAAACAATCCTTACGAGAAAGATTCATTCACTCGTTTTCCGTGGAAAACATCCAAATGGCAAATCATCAAAAAAACATCAGGCCAGAAGAAAACGAAGAAGAAGAGGGGTGCATCAAGACTAGACATGGTCTTCATGCCGCGGAATGAAGTGTGGCTTGCTAAGAGCTGTGAAATCTCCAAGGTTCCAAGGCATAATATTTCAGATCACCACCCTGTAGTTCTGAGTCTGTGTTTGCCAAAACCAAATAACACAACAGTTCTCTCATGTTCCAGTGGTCTGGGCATTAAAAAGAGGCCTTATAAGAGGAGAGCAGGTGAAATTAGTGAAGCTGAAGTTTTGAAAGCGCTAATGTCTCTTGTAGCATACGAAAGTCCACTTGGGGAAAATGTGCAAACATTAAAGATTAACAAAGAGCAAAAATCACAAGAACTTAAAGAGCTTTTTAACAAAATGATTAGAGGAGAAATTCCTAAGGGCTTCACTGACAGTGTGAAAGAAAACGGAAGGTACCACTTTGGAGCAGAGTACATGATACTTGCCACAATATTTCTTAGGCGAATTGAAAAATTTCTTCAGCCctcatttaaaagcaaaacaatgaaaatgagTCGCAAACTCTTCATCATTGTTAGCTTTCGCAGCAAacccaaaaaaatcaaaagagaTTTCTTAAGACAAGCTTTGACATCACTGAAGCCCATCCATCCATTGCCCCCACGCGATTTCGAgattgtggaaaagctgctacCAAGCACTGATCAATACAAAAAGCTTAGAGAAGGATGCCCACTTACACCAACTCTTCTGACAATGGCTCTGAAACACCTAGCCTGTGCCTTAAAGAAAGATTTGAAAGAATCTGTGGTGGACGTATGCCATCATAGAAAATGCATTACTATCTACATGAATGCTGACCAGTATCACattctaaaacaaaacattaacaaatttcaaTTGCATTCAGGGATTTCTCTTTTACCAAAAGTAGGATAGGTTTGGAAAAGGAGAAAGTATTCAAACTCATGAAAGGCTATATCTGTGAGTAATGCATGAAACATGCATGACAACTTAAGGTTGATATGATCTTCCAGAACAGGAATGGTGTTGAGACGAAACATGGGAAGGATGCAaattatttgcaaatttttattttgtctcaGACTCAGAAATTCCTCAAATTATTGAACAATtgagtttgtttttgtcttttttttctgttccatTCATGCCTGAGTTTCATAATTTTCTAGTATGTTAATTAGTTCTGTTCTCTCTGTCCCTGCTTGTTTGTTTCCATGGCTacacattgtttgtttgattcATTCACTTCAGGTGTTCCTTGTTTAGTTACCCTTTGTTTGCTCTGTGTACTCTATATTGTATATGCCCTCAGTTTTTAGCGCCTTTGTCTGTTAATGTTTGTGTTTGCATGTTGGTTTAAAAATATCTCATAGTTTTTCTCTTGGATTTTGGTTTTAAAAAAGGACTGTTGTGAAATCTCTATCATCGTGTGCTTTGATCACAGCCACAGAACGTGACAACAAGCTTGTAATAAATGA
The sequence above is drawn from the Megalobrama amblycephala isolate DHTTF-2021 linkage group LG13, ASM1881202v1, whole genome shotgun sequence genome and encodes:
- the LOC125243678 gene encoding uncharacterized protein LOC125243678, yielding MTMIITDTLSTTNIVQHRILQNLEFLTMSKHQKETMAGSLKLITWNTCGIRDTADVQQKKEMICHWLNEQQASVAFLQETHIGVNDVQHVEDIRGWKAFYSVHHPRSKGVAILIKNDLPFEHIKHDVHPTGSYIVLICKLYSKCFTLVNVYNHAKEHKVLQCLSEYLYQTAKGVLIVAGDFNTVLNPDLDREYPTGHTEPLRPYLEEFISSLMLVDIWGQNNPYEKDSFTRFPWKTSKWQIIKKTSGQKKTKKKRGASRLDMVFMPRNEVWLAKSCEISKVPRHNISDHHPVVLSLCLPKPNNTTVLSCSSGLGIKKRPYKRRAGEISEAEVLKALMSLVAYESPLGENVQTLKINKEQKSQELKELFNKMIRGEIPKGFTDSVKENGRYHFGAEYMILATIFLRRIEKFLQPSFKSKTMKMSRKLFIIVSFRSKPKKIKRDFLRQALTSLKPIHPLPPRDFEIVEKLLPSTDQYKKLREGCPLTPTLLTMALKHLACALKKDLKESVVDVCHHRKCITIYMNADQYHILKQNINKFQLHSGISLLPKVG